The Spiroplasma endosymbiont of Crioceris asparagi genome contains the following window.
TGAAGAATTTTTTAGCATTTTCTCTTGTTGAATCAATAACTTCTTCTACTTTAATGTTTTTTAATTCAGCAATTCTTTTAACTGTTAAAATAATGTATTCAGGCACATTAATCTTCCCTCTGTGTGGGGTTGGGGCTAGGTAAGGAGCATCTGTTTCAACTACCAAATCTTGTAAAGAAATTTTTTTCACAACTTCATGTAATTTTTTAGCATTATCAAATGTTACAACTCCAGAAATTGAAATTTTATAACCTTCTTTAATAAATTTCTCAGCTGTTTCTCAATCAGCAGAAAAACAATGAACCATTGCATGTTTAACTTGGTGTTCTTTTAAAACTTCTAATACTTCATCATATATTCCATATTTTTCTTTTTGATCCCTAATGTGAAGAACAACTGGAAGTTTATTTTTATTAGCTATTATTATTTGTTCTTTTAAAAGTTGTAATTGTTCTTTTTTATATTTATCAGTGTAATAATAATCTAAACCAATTTCTCCAACCGCAACCGTTTTTTCCATCTTACATAATTCATCAATTTTTTCTAAATCTTCTTTAGTGTATTTTTTTGCTTCACTTGGATGAATCCCAACAGATGCAAATACATTTTTATATTTAATTGTGTACACACTTGCTATTCTTGATGATTCAACATCATAACCAGAACAAACCAATGCACTAACACCACCATTATTTTTTGCTTGATGCATTAATGTTGCTGTTTCATAATTATTTTCTTCATACAATTCATCACCTAAGTGAGTATGACAATCTATAATACCATTCATTTAAACTCCTCGTTATTTTCCTAAACAATATTTTTGAAAAATATTATCTATTATTTCATCATCATATGAGTCTCCTAGAAGCTCATCTAATAACGTTTTTACATTATATAAATCCAAGTTAATTATATCAATAGAAAAACCGTTTTTAATATTATTAACTAATAAATTAATGTTTTCATTTATTCTTTTAAATTTTGCCAATGTATCAATGTTTGAAATTAAAGGAATTTCTTCATCGATAAACGTATTTGAATTAAATTCATTATTTAAATATAAAAATAAATTATCTAACTTATTATTTTTGGCTGAAACATTTATAATAGTTTCGTTTTTAAAAATTTCATTATTAGCCATTGATTCAATATCTTTTTTAGATAGTTCATCAATTTTATTTAATACAACTATATGTTTTTTATTTTTAATATCACTAAAAATTTTATGATCAATTTTATCTTTATTTATTACAAAAAATATAACATCCGCTTCTTTTATTTTATTTTGAGTTTTCTCAATTCCAATTTGTTCAACTTTGTTTTTTGACTTTCTAATACCTGCTGTATCAAAAATATTTATTACAAAATTTTCATAATATAATTTTCCTTCAACTATATCTCTTGTAGTTCCTTCAACATCAGTAACAATAGCTTTTTGCTCATTTATTAAACTATTTAATAATGACGATTTACCGACATTGGGAGGACCAACAATTACAACATTAATACCACTTGATAACTTGTTTGCAGCATTAGAATAAAAGATAATTTTTTCAATAATTTTTTCAAGTTTAAGTAAGTCATCTTTAAATGATTCTGCTGTTATGCTTTCTGTTTCTTCATATTCTGGATAATCAATTGCGGTTTGTGATTTTGAAATTAAATCAATAATAATATTTTTCATTTCTCGCAAGATTTTTTTATTCTTAAAAACTAAGTTTTTTGCATTAAAAGAAGCCTGGACTTCGTTTTGTGAAAAAATAAGTTCATTAATAGAGTCTGCTTTAATTAAATCTATTTTCCCATTTAAATATGCTCTTTTACTAAATTCACCCTTTTGTGCCATTCTAGCACCATTTTTTATAATTAAAGAAAGAATTTTTTCAACAACAATTTTTCCTCCATGACAATTAATTTCAACAACATCCTCTCCTGTAAAAGAATTTTTATTAGGAAATGGTATTACTAAAACTTCATCAACAACCTTGTCTTCATCATATATGATTCTCAATTGAGGTTTTGAAGAATAATTAATTTCCTTTTTAAAAAGTTTGTTAATAATGCAAAAAGAATCATCCCCAGATATTCTAATAACACCCAAAGTCTGATTCACTAATGCCGTTGCTGGTGCAACTATTGTTTCGTAAAGTTTATTTTTCATATCACCTTAATTTTTAAATAAATTAAATATTTTGTGATTTTGATTTTAATTTATTTATTCTTTTTGCGTTTTTGCGTTTTTGAATATTTTTAGCATTTTCTCTATAAACAAAGAATGCTATTGTTTGTGTGATTTGATATAGCGCAGAAAATATTCAATAAATCGCCACCCCGGTCGCAATAACGTTAACAAATATTACAAATGTAACAACCATAACAATTTGAATTATTAATTGTTTT
Protein-coding sequences here:
- a CDS encoding TatD family hydrolase translates to MNGIIDCHTHLGDELYEENNYETATLMHQAKNNGGVSALVCSGYDVESSRIASVYTIKYKNVFASVGIHPSEAKKYTKEDLEKIDELCKMEKTVAVGEIGLDYYYTDKYKKEQLQLLKEQIIIANKNKLPVVLHIRDQKEKYGIYDEVLEVLKEHQVKHAMVHCFSADWETAEKFIKEGYKISISGVVTFDNAKKLHEVVKKISLQDLVVETDAPYLAPTPHRGKINVPEYIILTVKRIAELKNIKVEEVIDSTRENAKKFFNILK
- the mnmE gene encoding tRNA uridine-5-carboxymethylaminomethyl(34) synthesis GTPase MnmE encodes the protein MKNKLYETIVAPATALVNQTLGVIRISGDDSFCIINKLFKKEINYSSKPQLRIIYDEDKVVDEVLVIPFPNKNSFTGEDVVEINCHGGKIVVEKILSLIIKNGARMAQKGEFSKRAYLNGKIDLIKADSINELIFSQNEVQASFNAKNLVFKNKKILREMKNIIIDLISKSQTAIDYPEYEETESITAESFKDDLLKLEKIIEKIIFYSNAANKLSSGINVVIVGPPNVGKSSLLNSLINEQKAIVTDVEGTTRDIVEGKLYYENFVINIFDTAGIRKSKNKVEQIGIEKTQNKIKEADVIFFVINKDKIDHKIFSDIKNKKHIVVLNKIDELSKKDIESMANNEIFKNETIINVSAKNNKLDNLFLYLNNEFNSNTFIDEEIPLISNIDTLAKFKRINENINLLVNNIKNGFSIDIINLDLYNVKTLLDELLGDSYDDEIIDNIFQKYCLGK